In Nocardia sp. NBC_00403, the DNA window TCTCACCAAAGAGGCCTTCGAGAACGCGATCGCCGTGGTGATGGCATTCGGCGGCTCTACCAACGCCGTGCTGCACCTGCTGGCGATCGCGCACGACGCGAATGTCGAACTGACGCTGAAGGATTTCGCCCGCGTCGGCCGCCGGGTACCGCACCTCGCCGACGTGAAACCCTTCGGCAAGCACGTGATGACCGATGTGGACCGAATCGGTGGTGTCCCGGTCATGATGAAGGCGCTGCTGGATGCCGGGCTGCTGCACGGCGACTGCTTGACGGTGACGGGGCGGACCGTGGCGGAGAATCTGGCCGAGATCGCCCCGCCGGACCCCGACGGCAAGGTGGTTCGTGCCATGAAGTCCCCGATCCATCCGACCGGCGGCATCACCATCCTCGAGGGATCGCTCGCACCCGGCGGTGCCGTGGTGAAGTCGGCAGGCTTCGATTCCGAGGTATTCACCGGCACTGCAAGGGTTTTCGATCGCGAGCGCACCGCGATGGACGCACTCGAAGATGGCACCATTGCGGCCGGTGATGTGGTGGTGATCCGGTACGAGGGGCCCAAGGGTGGTCCGGGGATGCGCGAGATGCTCGCGATTACCGCGGCCATCAAGGGTGCGGGCTTGGGCAAGGATGTCCTGCTGCTCACCGACGGACGTTTCTCCGGCGGCACCACCGGACTGTGCGTCGGCCATGTCGCCCCGGAAGCGGTGGACGGCGGCCAGATCGCGTTTGTGCGCGACGGTGATCAGATCCGCCTCGACGTCGGCGCGGGCACCCTCGACCTACTGATCGAAGCCGAGGAGCTCAACCGCCGCCGCGAGGACTGGGAACCGTTGCCGCCCCGCTACACCCGTGGTGTGCTCGCCAAGTACTCGAAGCTGGTGGGGTCGGCGTCCTACGGCGCCGTGTGCGACTGACGCCTCGTCGGACTCGAGATCGTGCGCCGCAGCTGCTGCGGCGCACGATAATTCGGCATCGGACCCGTCGCATCGAGCGGGGTGAATGTGCCACTGAGCCAACCGATCTGATACCGGATGGTCCGAGGTCGGTCGTGTCGCCCGAGCGTTCCGGCATGACCACCTCAGCTCCGACCGGACCATCAGTTGGTGAAATGCGCGACAGTGTAAGCACATCGATGCATGTTGACCTGGTGAATGTCGGATTCTGTTGTCCGCACTCGCTGTAACCCTCATTTACCGACGAATTCTGATCTAAAATGGGGGCATGTAGGACCCACGCGGTCCGACCTGGCGCCCTCGTTGCGCCCCACGATCTGAAGATTGATTCGGCTGGCGGGGCCCGGGTAATGCATTCGGCCGGGGTGCCGCAGAGTTGGGGTGCCCGGCACGGAGAATCTGCCTGCCGAGGAGACGATGATGGTCCAGGGAATCGGAACCGAACACGACGACGACTTCGAGCAGGTGCCGGTGATCTGGCCCGACCCGAGCCCGTTGGACGCCTGGTGGCGTCGTGTGATGGCCGCTCCGAGCGATGCAACCGGTGATCTGTCACATCCCGGGAGGGCATCCGGTCACCGTAAATAACCCGCCGCGACTGTTATTGCGCTCGTGACAGTCTCGAACAACTTCACCGAAACCCGTTGTGTGGGAAAAGGATCGGCGCGCACCCGAGGTTTTCCCGGTCGCGTCTGAGGCGCTATGCGGACGCGACCGGGAAACCACCTCGCCTGCCTAGCCGGCGACGGTGCGATCGGAACCTCCAGTACGCCGATATCGCCGCGTCGTCAGCTGGAAAAGCGGCGCTGTGTGCCGCGCAGCGGGTTCGCCACCGGGGATTTGATCGCGGGCAGGGTGACCGACATGCGGACGGTGGTGCCGGGGCCGGTGTGGTCGATCTCCAGCTCCTCGGTCAGTGCTCGCATCATGTCGATGCCGCGGCCGCGATAGCCGGGGTCGGCCGAGCGTGGCTTCCATGTCCCGGCGTCGGTGACCACGATGACCACCGTCTGGGTGTCGCATTCGGCCGTGAGCTGGACTCGGCCCGCGTCCGGCGCGTCGGTGGCACCGGTGGCGCGGCCCATCGATGCGTCGGTTGACCGCACGGGTCGGCTCACGGACAGCTCACCGTCGCGGTAGGCGTGTTCGATGCTGTTGCTGCACGCCTCGTTCGCGGCCGCGATCAGATCCGAGGCGAGATCGTGCGGCACCGCGGCGGCGGCCAGCCAGGCCTTCAGGCTCCGGCGCATCGCCGAGAGCTGATCGGGGTTGGCGGGCACGTCCAGTCGCAGTGGAGCGGGCGGCTGGCGGTAGACAACCATGGCGACGTCGTCGTCGTAGCCCGCGGCCGGGCGCAGCCGCGACAGCACCGCGTCGGCCACCTCCCGTGGTAGTCGGCCGGGGGTGTCCGCGAGCACCGCGCAGATCTTCGCGAAGCTGTCATCGATGTCGACACCGCGCTGTTCGACCAACCCGTCGGTGAACAGCACCAGCGTCGAGCCGGGGGGGAGCGCTGTAGTCGCCTCTGGGCGCCGCGGCACGTCGAAGGTGGCCAGCGGCACCGATCGGCCGCCCTCGAGCAGCCTGCCCGGTTCGCTCACGTCGGCGAGGATCGGCGGCATATGACCGGCGCTGCTGTAGCGGACCAGCCCGCGCACCGGGTCGAGCACCGCCGCGCACACGGTGGTGCACATGGCACCGGGAATGCGCGCTGCGACGGTATCGAGCTCGGCGAGCAATTGGGCCGGCCCCGCGCCCCCGAGCAGCAACGTCTGTGCGGCCGTGCGCAATTGGCCCATCACCACGGCGGCGGACAGCCCTCGTCCGACGCAGTCGCCGACCACGATGCCGATTGTCCCGTCCCGCAGCGGCACCACGTCGTACCAGTCGCCGCCGATTTCCAAGGGCGGCAACGCGGGCTCGTAGTGCACGGAGAACCGCGGCGGCAGCTCGATCGGGCCGAGCATGGCACGCTGCAGTGTCAGCGAGGTGGAACGCGCTTGATCGAAGTTGCGCGCCCGCTGCACCGCCAGGCTCAAGTGGCCGATGAGCAGGGAGAACAAGGTCCAGTCCGCGGCACTGATCGCGCGCGGCGCGGCGAAGCGCAACCACAACGCGGCATCACCGGTCTCGCCGAGTGGAGCGACGATGCCCTCGGAGCTTTCGGTGCCCTCCGGGATCGCGATCAGGCTGCGGCCGGGCCTGCGTCGTGCCCGATCGAGCAGCGCACGAGCCCGTGCGTCGAGCGCGTTGGCAGGCGAGGGTTTTCTGGTCGCATCGCCTGTCGCCTGGATCTGGCCGGTGTTCGCGGGGCGGTCGGTGACCTGCGTGCCGCCGGAGACATAGACCTCGGGACCGGTGTTGCGGCTCGGCCAGACCGAAACCACCGCGGTCTCGGCGCCGACCGTGCGTCGCAGCTCATCCAGCCCGACGGCGAGCACCTCGACCACGCTGGTGGCCGCGCCGACGGCGGTGGCCAGCCGGGAGGCGGCCTGATCGCGGGCCTGGGCGTCGTGTTCGGCCGTCACATCGCGAATGGTGCCGACGAAGATCTGCTCATTGTCGTCCGGCTTGATGAGGGCACTCGTGCTCACCGCGAGCCAGACCGTGCGGCCGTCACGATGCTGGATCGGAATGACGAAGCGCTGTGCCTCGGTGCCGAGATCGGGATAGCGCGGGCCCTCGGGCATCGACCACGGATGCGGCAGCGGGTAGGGGATGTCGGCGGCGCCGTACCCGGTCAGCGCGCCGAAGGCGGAATTGACCTCGACGATGGTGCCGTGCGAGTCGGCAACGAAGAAGCCGTCCTGCAGTGATTCGACCAGCGCGGTGCGGAAGGCGTCGCGGCCCGCGAGATCGTCTGCGCGGGAACGCTGTTGCTCGTAGCGGCGGTTGCCGTCGAGGAACCCTCTGGTGGCGATGTCCAGCGCGGCGAGGGTCTGCAATAGGAATTCCAGCGCCGTCTCGGCGAGCTTGACGTCCTGGTCGTCGGCGGGCTGCTGGGCGGCTTGTACGACGCGGAAGTGGTTTTCGGTGAGGTCTAGCAGGCTGATGCCTTCGACGAGGGCGCGGCGGCCGAGGTCGTAGCCTTCGGCGAGGCCGGCCTGCGTCGGCGCATCCAAGTGCCGCCGAAGCGCATCCGCGTAGGCGTCCCGAAATGCGGCCAGCGCAGCGGTCATGTCATCACATCCGGTGGGCCGCCCCGATGACGTGCGGCGAGGACCAAGGCGTCATCGGTGTCTTTGGCATGCTTGGCGAGGATATCGGCGGTGATGTCGGCCGTGGACTTCGACAGATCGATGCTGTCGAGCGAGTCGATGACGATACCGTCGGTCGACATCAATAGTAGGTCGCCCTGACGTACCGCCACGGTCTGCGGTTGTAGGTTCTGCGGTAGCCGGTAGCCGACGATGCCGCCCGTCAACAGCACCGTCGCGCGGATCGTCAGCCCGATGGGGCCACGGGTGAGCACTTGGGAATCGACGTTCCCGACGCCGAGCCAGCGCACCGTGTCCGCATCGTCGAAAAGCGCTAAAGATACTGCCGCGCCGCGGGTTTCGGCCATGGCTCGATGACACAGCACCATCAGGACGTCCAATGGTTCGGCGCGGTTTTCCGCGAGTATCTGTGCGGCGCGATCGGAGGCGTCGGCGGCGGCGGCGCCGTGGCCGAGGCCGTCGAGCACGGCGAAGAGCACGGTGCCGTTGCCCGCGTCGAGGACCACACAGCGATCACCGGAAACCTGTTGGCCCGGCAGCGCGCGACCGGCCACCGCCCACTCGATTCGGCCGATGAACCCGTCCTCATGCACCGTTGGGTACCCACTTCCACATCTCGATCAACGTGCCGCGTCCGGGCGCCGAATCGATGATCAGGCGGTCCATCAATCGTCGGGCGCCGGGCAGGCCGAGACCGAGGCCACGTCCGGTGGAGTAGCCATCGTCCAGCGCGCGGGCAATGTCGATGATGCCGGGACCTTGGTCCTCGGCCTGAACCACCAGCGCTTGGCGACCCTCCCGGTCGTCGACCAGCAACCGGATCTCGCCGCTGCCTGCGTAGCTGGTGATGTTGCGAGCAATCTCGGAGATAGCTGTCGAGATCATTGTTCGATCGGTCAGAGAGAATCCGAGCTTGGCTGCCAGTTCACGTCCGGCCTGTCGTGCGATCACAATGTCCCCGGACACCCTGACCGCGATCACCAAGTTCTCAGCGGCCACTGTCACGACCATCTCGCTGGCGACGGGCTGGAGTTTTGCGGTTCAGCCAGGCGAGGCCCTCTTCGAGGTCGAGGGCCGTGTGCATGTCTTCGAACGTGAGCCCGAGCTGAACCATGGCGAACGCGACTTCGGGTTGCAATCCGACGATGACCGTTTCGGCACCGCGGAGCTGCGTCATGTGCGCGATGGTACGCAGCGATCTCGCTGCGAAAGAATCCATTACATCGATCGCCGTGACGTCGACGATGATGCCGTGCGCCCGATATTTGCTGACCTGCTTCATCAGGTCGTCTTGCAGGCGCTCGGTGTCGGCGTCGGTCAGTGCGGACTGTACCGACGCGATGAGGAATGTGCCTTGCTTGAGTATCGGGACCGGCATCAGTTCGCCTGATCAGCGTCCGTCGCGTTCGATGGGCCGATCCGTCACGCGGGTCACCTCGTAGCCCAGCAAACGTTCGGCTTCCTCGATACCGCCCTGCAGGTCGCCGACGGCATTCATCTTGGACAGATCGAGTCCGATGGTCACCAGTGTCAGCGCGATCTCCGAGGACAGACCGGTGATGATGACGTTCGCGCCCATCAGGCCCGACGCGTCGACGGTCTGCACCAGGTGGTTGGCCACCGTGGAGTCGATCGCGGGCACACCGGTGATGTCGATGACGACGACCTTCGCGCGGTTGGCGCGGATCGCGCGCAGCAGCTGCTCGGTGAGCTGGCGCGCACGCTGACTGTCGAGCACACCGATGATCGGCAGGATGAGCAGCTGCTCACGGACCTGCAGCACCGGGGTCGACAGCTCGCGAATGGCTTCCTGCTGCTGCCGGATAACTCGCTCGCGCTCCTGCACGAAGGAGATGGCCACGGTGCTCGCGATGCGGTTGGCGGCCGGTTCGTATGCGTCGAGCACAGCATTCAGTAGCTCGAAGTCGGCTTGGTACTTCTCGAACAGCGAGCGGGCGAGCACGTCACGCAGCAACAGCACGATGCCGAGGACCTCGTCGGTCTCGACTCCTCTCGGAATGATGCGTTCGGAGAGATCGCGTGCGTAGGCCTGCAGCGCTTCGACGCTGCCGGTCTCGAGCACCTCGACGTAGTTGTCGTAGACGGAGGTCGCCTCGGAGAAGATCTCCTCGGGGGTCATTGCGGT includes these proteins:
- the ilvD gene encoding dihydroxy-acid dehydratase; the protein is MNVVPNDPNGPDIKPRSRDVTDGLEKTAARGMLRAVGMGDGDWGKSQIGVASSWNEITPCNLSLDRLAKASKEGVFAGGGYPMEFGTISVSDGISMGHEGMHFSLVSREVIADSVETVMQAERLDGSVLLAGCDKSLPGMLMAAARLNLASVFLYAGSILPGIAKMSDGSEREVTIIDAFEAVGACSRGLMSREDVDAIERAICPGEGACGGMYTANTMASAAEAMGMSLPGSAAPPATDRRRDGYARRSGEAVVELLRRGITTADILTKEAFENAIAVVMAFGGSTNAVLHLLAIAHDANVELTLKDFARVGRRVPHLADVKPFGKHVMTDVDRIGGVPVMMKALLDAGLLHGDCLTVTGRTVAENLAEIAPPDPDGKVVRAMKSPIHPTGGITILEGSLAPGGAVVKSAGFDSEVFTGTARVFDRERTAMDALEDGTIAAGDVVVIRYEGPKGGPGMREMLAITAAIKGAGLGKDVLLLTDGRFSGGTTGLCVGHVAPEAVDGGQIAFVRDGDQIRLDVGAGTLDLLIEAEELNRRREDWEPLPPRYTRGVLAKYSKLVGSASYGAVCD
- a CDS encoding SpoIIE family protein phosphatase, which translates into the protein MTAALAAFRDAYADALRRHLDAPTQAGLAEGYDLGRRALVEGISLLDLTENHFRVVQAAQQPADDQDVKLAETALEFLLQTLAALDIATRGFLDGNRRYEQQRSRADDLAGRDAFRTALVESLQDGFFVADSHGTIVEVNSAFGALTGYGAADIPYPLPHPWSMPEGPRYPDLGTEAQRFVIPIQHRDGRTVWLAVSTSALIKPDDNEQIFVGTIRDVTAEHDAQARDQAASRLATAVGAATSVVEVLAVGLDELRRTVGAETAVVSVWPSRNTGPEVYVSGGTQVTDRPANTGQIQATGDATRKPSPANALDARARALLDRARRRPGRSLIAIPEGTESSEGIVAPLGETGDAALWLRFAAPRAISAADWTLFSLLIGHLSLAVQRARNFDQARSTSLTLQRAMLGPIELPPRFSVHYEPALPPLEIGGDWYDVVPLRDGTIGIVVGDCVGRGLSAAVVMGQLRTAAQTLLLGGAGPAQLLAELDTVAARIPGAMCTTVCAAVLDPVRGLVRYSSAGHMPPILADVSEPGRLLEGGRSVPLATFDVPRRPEATTALPPGSTLVLFTDGLVEQRGVDIDDSFAKICAVLADTPGRLPREVADAVLSRLRPAAGYDDDVAMVVYRQPPAPLRLDVPANPDQLSAMRRSLKAWLAAAAVPHDLASDLIAAANEACSNSIEHAYRDGELSVSRPVRSTDASMGRATGATDAPDAGRVQLTAECDTQTVVIVVTDAGTWKPRSADPGYRGRGIDMMRALTEELEIDHTGPGTTVRMSVTLPAIKSPVANPLRGTQRRFSS
- a CDS encoding SpoIIE family protein phosphatase, which encodes MHEDGFIGRIEWAVAGRALPGQQVSGDRCVVLDAGNGTVLFAVLDGLGHGAAAADASDRAAQILAENRAEPLDVLMVLCHRAMAETRGAAVSLALFDDADTVRWLGVGNVDSQVLTRGPIGLTIRATVLLTGGIVGYRLPQNLQPQTVAVRQGDLLLMSTDGIVIDSLDSIDLSKSTADITADILAKHAKDTDDALVLAARHRGGPPDVMT
- a CDS encoding ATP-binding protein; translation: MVVTVAAENLVIAVRVSGDIVIARQAGRELAAKLGFSLTDRTMISTAISEIARNITSYAGSGEIRLLVDDREGRQALVVQAEDQGPGIIDIARALDDGYSTGRGLGLGLPGARRLMDRLIIDSAPGRGTLIEMWKWVPNGA
- a CDS encoding STAS domain-containing protein; the protein is MPVPILKQGTFLIASVQSALTDADTERLQDDLMKQVSKYRAHGIIVDVTAIDVMDSFAARSLRTIAHMTQLRGAETVIVGLQPEVAFAMVQLGLTFEDMHTALDLEEGLAWLNRKTPARRQRDGRDSGR
- a CDS encoding STAS domain-containing protein, coding for MSEVSMSLSADSLTAGPVDNLLPQLVEHLRQNRTALREEWARRITDAQLLTAMTPEEIFSEATSVYDNYVEVLETGSVEALQAYARDLSERIIPRGVETDEVLGIVLLLRDVLARSLFEKYQADFELLNAVLDAYEPAANRIASTVAISFVQERERVIRQQQEAIRELSTPVLQVREQLLILPIIGVLDSQRARQLTEQLLRAIRANRAKVVVIDITGVPAIDSTVANHLVQTVDASGLMGANVIITGLSSEIALTLVTIGLDLSKMNAVGDLQGGIEEAERLLGYEVTRVTDRPIERDGR